One genomic segment of Oncorhynchus nerka isolate Pitt River linkage group LG16, Oner_Uvic_2.0, whole genome shotgun sequence includes these proteins:
- the lyrm1 gene encoding LYR motif containing protein 1 isoform X1, giving the protein MLTKKRTADQMTSATRNQVLSLYMRVFRIARGWQSTVPQETESERQYIVQEAQTLFRQNQQLTDHTSIKKCIDECEARIGIGLHYRNPYPRPLYLPVMGLATQKGRKLKAQQRMRKQAKPVYLQSHDEDN; this is encoded by the exons ACCAAATGACATCTGCCACACGTAATCAGGTCCTGTCACTGTATATGAGGGTATTTCGGATCGCCCGGGGCTGGCAGTCCACAGTCCCAcaagagactgagagcgagagacagtacaTTGTCCAGGAGGCCCAGACCCTCTTCAGACAGAACCAACAG CTGACAGATCATACATCAATAAAGAAGTGCATAGACGAATGTGAGGCAAGGATAGGAATTG GTCTTCATTACAGGAATCCCTATCCAAGACCT CTCTACCTGCCTGTAATGGGACTGGCAACCCAGAAAGGCAGGAAGCTGAAAGCACAGCAACGCATGAGGAAGCAGGCCAAGCCGGTTTACTTACAGTCACATGACGAAGACAATTGA
- the lyrm1 gene encoding LYR motif containing protein 1 isoform X2, whose product MTSATRNQVLSLYMRVFRIARGWQSTVPQETESERQYIVQEAQTLFRQNQQLTDHTSIKKCIDECEARIGIGLHYRNPYPRPLYLPVMGLATQKGRKLKAQQRMRKQAKPVYLQSHDEDN is encoded by the exons ATGACATCTGCCACACGTAATCAGGTCCTGTCACTGTATATGAGGGTATTTCGGATCGCCCGGGGCTGGCAGTCCACAGTCCCAcaagagactgagagcgagagacagtacaTTGTCCAGGAGGCCCAGACCCTCTTCAGACAGAACCAACAG CTGACAGATCATACATCAATAAAGAAGTGCATAGACGAATGTGAGGCAAGGATAGGAATTG GTCTTCATTACAGGAATCCCTATCCAAGACCT CTCTACCTGCCTGTAATGGGACTGGCAACCCAGAAAGGCAGGAAGCTGAAAGCACAGCAACGCATGAGGAAGCAGGCCAAGCCGGTTTACTTACAGTCACATGACGAAGACAATTGA